The segment CGGGCTGATTCCGATTTCCGTGCAGCCCGACAACACGACTTGGGCGAGCGTGCGCGTGAAGCCTGTCCAGGAATGGTTCGTGACGAACACGTTCACGTTCTAGCCCGGATATTTCATGAAATGTCCGCCCTCCGGGCCGACTCTGTCGGGGCTGAATTGCCGCCCCGACAAGTCGGGGCTCCGCCGCAGGCGGACGGAAGTTTCGGACCCAGATTCAATCCTGTTCATGAAATTCCCGGGCTAGCGCAACACCCCCAGCCGCGGCTCCACGCTCACCGAGCGTGAATCCAGGTTGTTCGACCTCACGCCCCGGAAGCACGCTTCCGGGGCGTTTTGCGTTATCGCAGCTACCCGAACTCCTGAGTGCGTGCGGGGATGGTGTGGTCAAAACCTGTCGGAAGATACGGCGCCGCGGCAGGGCGGGCGCCTTCATCGCCGCGCTCACCAGAAGCCGTCTCGGCGTGGAACGGAATCCTCGCCCGATCTCAGCCCCGTCGCTTCTTTCGTTTGTCGGCGCCGGGCTCTGTCCGGTCCGTTACTCGAGCTGGATGATCCCGCGCTTCACTCCGGCCAGCACGGCCTGCGTGCGATCGGCGACGCCGAGTTTGGAGAGGATGTTGGTCACGTGCACCTTCACCGTCGATTCCACGACGTTGAGCGCCGCGCCGATTTCTTTGTTGCTGAGGCCGCGGCCGATCAATGCGAGCACTTCGAGCTCGCGGGTGGAAAGATGCGAGGTGATCCGGCTGGCGAGACGTCGGGCCACCTCCGATGGCACCACCTGATCGCCGGCGCGGATCTTGCGGATCGCATCCAGCAGCTCGGCCAGCGCCGTGTCTTTGCCAATGAACCCGGAGGCGCCGGCTTGGAGCGCGGCCGACACCTCGTCGCCGCTCCCGTAGTTGCTGAGCACGAGCACGCGCACGGCGCCGAATTCGCGCCGCAGCACGCCGATGGTTTCGATGCCGTTGCGCTTCGGCATCCGCAGATCGAGGATGACCACGTCGGGCTGGTGCTGCCGATACACCTCGATGGCCTCGTGACCGTCCTCAGCTTGGGCGACCACCTGCATGTCCGGCTGGTTGTTGATGGCGAACGACAGACCCATTCGCACGATGAGATGGTCGTCGACCAGCATGACGCGGATCTTCGCCGGGTGGTTATCGGAGGACATGGTCAGAGAATCACGGCCTTTTCGACGGGCACACGGACGGTGATGCGCGTGCCGGCGCCGGGCCGACTCGTGATCTCGACTGTGCCGCCGATTTTGTTGGCGCGGCCGCGGAAACTGGGCAGCCCAAAATGCCCGATCCCGGCGTTCAGGACGGCTGCGGGGTCGAATCCCCGGCCGTCGTCGCGAATGTCGAGCTCCACCTCGCTCTTGCGAAACGCGAGTGTGACCGCGAGGTGGCTGGCGGCGGCGTGCTTGACGGCATTGGCGATCGCCTCCTGGGCGATGCGTAGCAGGTGGTGCTCGACACTGGAGCCGAGGCGCACGGGCGAGCCTTCGATCCGGAGCCTGGCGTAGTCGGCGTGCGGCGCGACCTGCGCGAGGATCTGCCGCAACGCCGTCTCCAGATCCGCCGAGGCGAGGATCGGCGAGTGCATGTCGCGGACGGCGTGGCGAAC is part of the Opitutus terrae PB90-1 genome and harbors:
- a CDS encoding response regulator — translated: MSSDNHPAKIRVMLVDDHLIVRMGLSFAINNQPDMQVVAQAEDGHEAIEVYRQHQPDVVILDLRMPKRNGIETIGVLRREFGAVRVLVLSNYGSGDEVSAALQAGASGFIGKDTALAELLDAIRKIRAGDQVVPSEVARRLASRITSHLSTRELEVLALIGRGLSNKEIGAALNVVESTVKVHVTNILSKLGVADRTQAVLAGVKRGIIQLE